In Pengzhenrongella sicca, a single genomic region encodes these proteins:
- a CDS encoding WhiB family transcriptional regulator, translating into MDWRHRAKCLDEDPELFFPIGSTGSSTIQIEQAKAVCRRCPVTETCLSWALKTNQDSGVWGGLSEDERRTLKRRTARQRHAGEQL; encoded by the coding sequence ATGGATTGGCGCCATCGGGCGAAGTGCCTGGACGAGGACCCGGAGCTGTTTTTTCCGATCGGGAGCACCGGCAGCTCGACGATCCAGATCGAGCAGGCGAAGGCGGTCTGCCGGCGGTGCCCCGTGACCGAGACGTGCCTGAGCTGGGCACTCAAGACCAACCAGGACTCCGGCGTCTGGGGCGGCCTGTCCGAGGACGAGCGGCGCACGCTCAAGCGGCGCACCGCGCGGCAGCGCCACGCGGGCGAACAGCTCTAG
- a CDS encoding CPBP family intramembrane glutamic endopeptidase → MADGGPPARRAARWTGDGRHPALELLAAALVCGSAIGIFAIHVRPLAYVPLVAGVALAARVDRALAADLLLIAIGMTIVSSIPLAADLSNAGIARFAVVLSLAVIVPFALSRWWLRETTIRFPWRAGRPWTRVHWAYLGGVVLAGYLVLPPYFLGSGVWANWPPLDSSGEIARLFVGVAAVGTWDELFFVCTVFALLRRHFSLWPANVLQALIFVSFLWELGYRSWGPLLTVPFALVQGLTFAKTASLTYVLTVHLLFDAVVFAVLVHARHPHLFDVFLTAPA, encoded by the coding sequence GTGGCAGACGGCGGCCCCCCGGCTCGGCGCGCGGCGCGGTGGACCGGCGACGGCCGGCACCCCGCGCTCGAGCTGCTCGCGGCCGCGCTGGTGTGCGGGTCGGCGATCGGGATCTTCGCGATCCACGTCCGGCCGCTCGCGTACGTCCCGCTCGTGGCCGGCGTCGCCCTCGCGGCGCGGGTCGACCGGGCGCTGGCGGCCGACCTGCTGCTGATCGCGATCGGGATGACGATCGTGAGCTCGATCCCCCTCGCGGCGGACCTGTCGAACGCGGGCATCGCTCGGTTCGCGGTCGTGCTCTCGCTCGCGGTGATCGTGCCGTTCGCGCTCTCGCGCTGGTGGCTGCGCGAGACGACGATCCGCTTCCCGTGGCGCGCCGGACGCCCGTGGACGCGGGTGCACTGGGCTTATCTCGGCGGTGTGGTCCTGGCTGGGTACCTCGTGCTGCCGCCGTATTTCCTGGGCTCCGGCGTCTGGGCCAACTGGCCGCCGCTGGACAGCTCGGGCGAGATCGCGCGGCTGTTCGTCGGCGTCGCGGCGGTGGGGACGTGGGACGAGCTGTTCTTCGTCTGCACCGTGTTCGCGCTGCTGCGGCGGCACTTCTCCCTTTGGCCGGCGAACGTGCTCCAGGCGCTCATCTTCGTGTCATTCCTGTGGGAGCTCGGCTACCGCAGCTGGGGTCCGCTCCTGACGGTGCCGTTCGCGCTCGTGCAAGGCCTGACCTTCGCCAAGACGGCGTCGCTGACGTATGTGCTGACCGTCCACCTGCTCTTCGACGCCGTCGTGTTCGCCGTGCTCGTGCACGCGCGCCACCCGCACCTGTTCGACGTGTTCCTCACCGCGCCAGCCTGA
- a CDS encoding DUF389 domain-containing protein: MLHLRISVPADLSDPVVALLAADPAVSSLAVIPGASIRPAGDLVQADVAREAADDVIERLRTLGVHRSGSIQVEPVHTWVSRAGYDAERRTPGSGADSVVWAEVTQQAYSDSELNWTYVSFMCLATLIAAIAIVLDSQILVIGAMVLGPEFGAVAALGVALVQRRFRLFRLAARTLTLGFVIAIGLTCVLVLLARAVGWVTLEDVTGDRPGTSFIYTPDKWSFIVAIIAAAAGVLSLTSARVGGLSGVFISVTTVPAAGNVALGLAFGVGQEVWGSSLQLAINLSGMALAGWVTLLIQRAVGAGPPRGHLPSGPPRASGPSRT; encoded by the coding sequence GTGCTGCACCTGCGGATCTCCGTCCCGGCCGACCTCAGCGACCCCGTCGTGGCCCTGCTCGCCGCCGATCCGGCGGTCAGCAGCCTCGCCGTGATCCCCGGCGCCTCGATCCGCCCGGCCGGCGACCTCGTCCAGGCCGACGTCGCGCGGGAGGCCGCCGACGACGTCATCGAGCGGCTGCGCACGCTCGGGGTGCACCGGTCCGGGTCGATCCAGGTCGAGCCCGTGCACACCTGGGTGTCGCGGGCCGGCTACGACGCGGAGCGGCGCACGCCCGGCAGCGGCGCCGACTCGGTGGTCTGGGCGGAGGTGACGCAGCAGGCGTACTCCGACTCGGAGCTCAACTGGACCTACGTCAGCTTCATGTGCCTGGCGACCCTGATCGCCGCGATCGCGATCGTGCTGGACTCGCAGATCCTGGTGATCGGCGCGATGGTGCTCGGCCCCGAGTTCGGCGCGGTCGCGGCGCTCGGCGTCGCGCTGGTGCAGCGCCGCTTCCGGCTGTTCCGGCTCGCCGCACGGACGCTGACGCTCGGCTTCGTCATCGCGATCGGCCTCACGTGCGTGCTGGTTCTCCTCGCCCGAGCCGTCGGCTGGGTGACGCTCGAGGACGTCACGGGCGATCGGCCCGGCACGTCCTTCATCTACACCCCGGACAAGTGGTCGTTCATCGTCGCGATCATCGCGGCGGCCGCCGGGGTGCTGTCGCTGACCTCGGCGCGCGTCGGCGGCCTGTCCGGGGTGTTCATCTCTGTCACGACCGTCCCGGCCGCCGGCAACGTCGCGCTCGGGCTGGCGTTCGGCGTCGGCCAGGAGGTCTGGGGGAGCTCGCTCCAGCTCGCGATCAACCTCTCGGGGATGGCGTTGGCCGGGTGGGTGACGCTGCTGATCCAGCGGGCCGTCGGCGCAGGGCCCCCGCGAGGGCACCTGCCTTCGGGGCCGCCGCGCGCGTCGGGCCCGTCGCGGACCTAA
- a CDS encoding DUF1206 domain-containing protein, protein MTPSVRSSAATASDNPVLEAGARLGYVASGVVHLLIAWVAVQLAWFGSGGDADQTGALQALGDTGLGALPLWLAVAGFGLLGVWQVVEAVLQRDAATRAKAAGKGVAYLALTWTTVAVILGTGSSSSEQSADLTATVMSKPFGVVLIAGLGLAVVGIGGYHVVKGWRRSFLEDLRQHPPRQVVHAGRFGYIAKGLALVVVGGLFIQAAVTHDAQEAQCLDGALRAVLDAPFGPVLLTLVALGLAAFGAYSIARSRYAKV, encoded by the coding sequence ATGACGCCCTCGGTCCGTTCGTCCGCCGCTACCGCGAGCGACAACCCCGTCCTCGAGGCGGGCGCCCGGCTGGGCTACGTGGCCAGCGGCGTCGTCCACCTCCTCATCGCGTGGGTCGCGGTGCAGCTCGCGTGGTTCGGCTCGGGCGGTGACGCCGACCAGACCGGCGCGCTCCAGGCCCTCGGCGACACCGGCCTTGGGGCGCTGCCGCTGTGGCTCGCCGTCGCGGGCTTCGGGCTCCTCGGGGTGTGGCAGGTCGTCGAGGCCGTCCTCCAGCGGGACGCGGCCACGCGCGCGAAGGCCGCTGGCAAGGGCGTCGCCTACCTCGCGCTCACCTGGACCACCGTCGCGGTGATCCTGGGCACCGGGTCGAGCAGCTCCGAGCAGAGCGCGGACCTCACCGCGACCGTGATGAGCAAGCCGTTCGGGGTCGTGCTCATCGCCGGCCTCGGGCTCGCGGTCGTCGGGATCGGCGGGTACCACGTCGTCAAGGGCTGGCGGCGGTCGTTCCTCGAGGATCTGCGGCAGCACCCTCCCCGGCAGGTCGTCCACGCCGGTCGGTTCGGCTACATCGCCAAGGGGCTGGCGCTCGTCGTCGTCGGCGGCCTGTTCATCCAGGCCGCGGTGACCCACGACGCGCAGGAGGCCCAGTGCCTGGACGGCGCGCTGCGCGCGGTGCTCGACGCACCGTTCGGCCCGGTGCTGCTCACGCTGGTCGCGCTCGGCCTCGCGGCCTTCGGTGCCTACTCGATCGCGCGGTCCCGGTACGCGAAGGTGTGA
- a CDS encoding class I SAM-dependent methyltransferase, with amino-acid sequence MDQQKVSEFLGQFVVDLGATGAAGSVVVGHRLGLYASLAEGPATPDQLAARSGCHPRYLTEWLSGQAAGGYVTYDPATATFALTEEQAFCLVDPNGPNVPAAFVAALGYLRTEPQLTEAFRSGAGLAWHQHEDDVFVGCDAFYRPGYVAALVPSWIPALDGVDEKLSAGARVADVGCGLGSAAILIAEAYPRAVVVGSDYHPGSVEHARKKAAEAGVGDRVSFEVAEAKAFSGAGFDLVTMFDSLHDMGDPVGAARRVREALAPDGTWLLVEPNAGDRLEDNLTPVGRLFYSGSTFLCVPTGMSQDGASPLGAQAGEAATRAVAIAAGFTRFRRAAETPFNAVYEIRP; translated from the coding sequence ATGGATCAGCAGAAGGTCTCGGAGTTTCTCGGCCAGTTCGTGGTCGACCTCGGCGCGACCGGCGCCGCCGGATCGGTCGTGGTGGGCCACCGCCTCGGCCTCTACGCGTCGCTCGCCGAGGGGCCCGCGACGCCGGACCAGCTCGCCGCGCGCTCGGGCTGTCACCCCCGCTACCTCACCGAGTGGCTGAGCGGCCAGGCGGCCGGCGGCTACGTCACGTACGACCCCGCGACCGCGACGTTCGCGCTGACCGAGGAGCAGGCGTTCTGCCTCGTGGACCCGAACGGTCCGAACGTGCCGGCGGCCTTCGTCGCCGCCCTCGGGTACCTGCGCACCGAGCCGCAGCTCACCGAGGCGTTCCGGTCCGGAGCCGGGCTCGCGTGGCACCAGCACGAGGACGACGTCTTCGTCGGCTGCGACGCGTTCTACCGTCCCGGTTACGTCGCGGCGCTGGTGCCCAGCTGGATCCCGGCGCTCGACGGCGTCGACGAGAAGCTCTCGGCCGGCGCGCGGGTCGCCGACGTCGGCTGCGGGCTCGGGTCCGCCGCCATCCTGATCGCCGAGGCCTACCCACGCGCCGTCGTCGTCGGCTCGGACTACCACCCCGGCTCCGTCGAGCACGCCCGCAAGAAAGCCGCGGAGGCCGGCGTCGGCGACCGCGTGAGCTTCGAGGTCGCGGAGGCGAAGGCGTTCAGCGGGGCGGGCTTCGACCTCGTCACGATGTTCGACAGCCTGCACGACATGGGCGACCCGGTCGGCGCCGCGCGGCGCGTGCGCGAGGCCCTGGCGCCGGACGGCACCTGGCTGCTCGTGGAGCCGAACGCTGGCGACCGGCTCGAGGACAACCTCACGCCGGTCGGCCGACTGTTCTACAGCGGCTCGACGTTCCTGTGCGTGCCCACCGGCATGTCCCAGGACGGCGCGAGCCCGCTCGGCGCGCAGGCCGGCGAGGCCGCCACCCGCGCCGTGGCGATCGCCGCCGGCTTCACGCGGTTCCGCCGGGCCGCCGAGACGCCGTTCAACGCCGTCTACGAGATCCGGCCGTAA
- a CDS encoding BTAD domain-containing putative transcriptional regulator: MDGNGGAPLLRVEVLGPLRVVVDGVAVDVPGPKRRAVLALLALAEARTVSADSLVDGLWPVEPPDAARQALHSHVSRLRGHLGPASGALQTQRAGYRLDVDAAGLDLAQARALLAAARAHGAGDPAHALPLLRQADGLWRGPVLADLTDLEPIGAAVTEIARLRRQVEDALIAAAVGAGHADEVLGLAADAVAADPFREPGVLLLMRALAGSGQVAEALRAAREFRQRLAAETGLDPSSALGDAERAVAGGTAGAGLARPGAGGAAADGTRLIGRAAQVAALHRVLATERLVTVTGPGGVGKTRVALEVARRSTTATVLLLAPVTDPAAVPHALAAALNLRVARGDVLAACVAVLGDQARLLVVDNCEHLLDAARGVISAVLAGCPEVTVLVTSRERLGLAAEYAFRLSPLALPGPDQDAAQAPSVTLFLERASRVRRGREPTATQLRTVADIVRRLDGIPLAIELAAGRLSTFSLEDLRDRLDRALDLLGGGAPSGEPRHRTLRATIEWSYDLLAEPERLVFRHLSVFVDGVPLETAERVAAELAPGLDSGSVLARLVDASMLTAVFGPDGTRYRMLETLRSFGTDRLAAAGESAAAADRFVRWGVALASWIGAGLASEREPEADAVLRRELANLRAVWQLIRRREAFDDAAVLVTALINAIAYRDVVELRAWAQELADDPALDRSPHAAAVLGTAAEAAYQGGDHRRAARLARAGLERGPAAESAWFCLLPLAVAELADTAYADVVEHALAAAAQPGPSRESFGIAALARAQAGDLEDARALNARGHADAGSPTLRSWGEYVAGEIENRARRAELAEQHYLRAIDLAQTSGATFLVGIATVGLLTVRVAAGRVGDALHGYRDVVDYFARTGNWTHLWVTLRNLADLLRQLGDDETADQLDAAAAGAPDAPARAQRAGRPVPAAGAGDSQRVLGRDAVLRIARLGIDRCLAN, from the coding sequence ATGGACGGCAACGGGGGAGCGCCGCTCCTGCGCGTCGAGGTGCTCGGGCCGCTGCGCGTCGTGGTCGACGGCGTCGCGGTGGACGTGCCGGGCCCGAAGCGGCGCGCGGTTCTCGCGCTCCTCGCGCTCGCCGAGGCGCGGACCGTCAGCGCCGACTCGCTCGTCGACGGCCTGTGGCCCGTGGAGCCGCCGGACGCGGCGCGCCAGGCGCTGCACTCCCACGTCTCCCGGCTGCGCGGGCACCTGGGCCCGGCGTCCGGCGCGCTCCAGACGCAGCGAGCGGGCTACCGGCTCGACGTCGACGCCGCCGGCCTCGACCTCGCGCAGGCCCGCGCCCTGCTGGCGGCGGCCCGGGCGCACGGCGCGGGCGACCCGGCCCACGCGCTGCCCCTGCTCCGCCAGGCCGACGGGCTGTGGCGCGGGCCGGTGCTCGCCGACCTGACCGACCTCGAGCCGATCGGCGCCGCGGTGACCGAGATCGCTCGCCTGCGCCGCCAGGTCGAGGACGCGCTGATCGCCGCCGCCGTCGGTGCCGGGCACGCCGACGAGGTCCTGGGGCTGGCCGCGGACGCCGTCGCCGCCGACCCGTTCCGCGAACCGGGCGTGCTCCTGCTGATGCGGGCGCTGGCGGGGTCCGGGCAGGTCGCCGAGGCGCTGCGTGCCGCCCGCGAGTTCCGTCAGAGGCTCGCCGCCGAGACGGGGCTGGATCCCTCGAGTGCGCTGGGCGACGCCGAGCGCGCCGTCGCCGGCGGGACCGCGGGAGCCGGGCTCGCGCGGCCCGGCGCGGGCGGGGCCGCGGCCGACGGCACCCGCCTGATCGGCCGCGCGGCGCAGGTCGCGGCCCTGCACCGGGTGCTCGCGACCGAACGACTCGTCACCGTGACGGGGCCGGGCGGGGTCGGCAAGACTCGCGTCGCGCTCGAGGTCGCGCGCCGGAGCACGACCGCGACCGTGCTCCTGCTCGCTCCGGTCACCGATCCGGCCGCCGTGCCCCACGCGCTCGCGGCCGCCCTGAACCTGCGGGTCGCCCGCGGCGACGTCCTGGCGGCCTGCGTCGCGGTGCTCGGCGACCAGGCGCGCCTGCTCGTCGTCGACAACTGCGAGCACCTGCTCGACGCCGCCCGCGGGGTGATCTCCGCCGTCCTGGCCGGGTGCCCCGAGGTCACGGTGCTGGTCACGAGCCGGGAACGACTCGGGCTCGCCGCGGAGTACGCGTTCCGCCTGTCCCCGCTCGCGCTGCCGGGCCCCGACCAGGACGCGGCCCAGGCGCCGTCGGTCACCCTGTTCCTCGAGCGCGCGAGCCGGGTCCGGCGCGGCCGCGAGCCCACCGCTACCCAGCTGCGCACCGTGGCCGACATCGTGCGCAGGCTCGACGGGATCCCGCTCGCGATCGAGCTCGCCGCGGGGCGGCTGTCCACGTTCTCCCTCGAGGACCTGCGCGACCGGCTGGACCGCGCCCTCGATCTGCTCGGCGGTGGCGCTCCGAGCGGCGAGCCGCGGCACCGGACGCTGCGGGCGACGATCGAGTGGTCGTACGACCTCCTCGCCGAGCCCGAGCGGCTGGTGTTCCGGCACCTGTCGGTGTTCGTCGACGGCGTCCCGCTCGAGACCGCCGAACGCGTAGCCGCGGAGCTCGCCCCGGGCCTGGACTCCGGCAGCGTCCTGGCCCGGCTCGTCGACGCGTCGATGCTCACGGCGGTCTTCGGGCCGGACGGCACGCGGTATCGGATGCTCGAGACGCTGCGCTCGTTCGGCACCGATCGGCTGGCCGCCGCCGGTGAGTCGGCCGCCGCGGCCGACCGCTTCGTCCGGTGGGGAGTTGCGCTGGCCTCGTGGATCGGGGCGGGCCTGGCGTCCGAACGCGAGCCCGAGGCCGACGCGGTGCTGCGCCGCGAGCTCGCGAACCTTCGCGCGGTGTGGCAGCTGATCCGCCGGCGCGAGGCGTTCGACGATGCCGCGGTGCTGGTGACGGCCCTCATCAATGCGATCGCCTACCGCGACGTCGTCGAGTTGCGGGCGTGGGCGCAGGAGCTGGCCGACGATCCGGCCCTGGACAGGTCCCCGCACGCCGCCGCGGTGCTCGGGACGGCGGCGGAGGCCGCCTACCAGGGCGGCGACCATCGGCGCGCCGCGCGGCTGGCCCGAGCCGGGCTCGAGCGTGGTCCCGCCGCCGAGTCCGCGTGGTTCTGCCTGCTGCCGCTCGCGGTGGCCGAGCTCGCCGACACCGCCTACGCCGACGTCGTCGAGCACGCGCTGGCCGCGGCCGCGCAGCCGGGCCCGAGCCGCGAGAGCTTCGGGATCGCCGCGCTGGCGCGCGCCCAGGCGGGTGACCTTGAGGACGCCCGAGCCCTGAACGCGCGCGGCCACGCCGACGCCGGGTCACCCACCTTGCGCTCGTGGGGCGAGTACGTCGCAGGCGAGATCGAGAACCGGGCCAGGCGCGCCGAGCTCGCCGAGCAGCATTACCTGCGCGCGATCGACCTCGCCCAGACGTCGGGGGCGACGTTCCTCGTCGGGATCGCGACCGTCGGCCTGCTGACCGTCCGGGTCGCCGCTGGACGGGTCGGCGACGCGCTGCACGGCTACCGCGACGTCGTCGACTACTTCGCGCGGACCGGCAACTGGACCCACCTGTGGGTGACGCTGCGCAACCTCGCTGACCTACTCCGCCAGCTCGGGGACGACGAGACCGCCGACCAGCTCGACGCGGCGGCGGCCGGCGCCCCGGACGCTCCGGCGCGGGCGCAGCGGGCCGGTCGGCCGGTGCCTGCTGCGGGCGCCGGGGACTCGCAGCGAGTGCTGGGCCGGGACGCCGTCCTGCGCATTGCCCGGCTCGGGATCGACCGGTGCCTGGCGAACTGA
- a CDS encoding superinfection immunity protein encodes MSEIDPYDARRSMPAVVPHQPAWPAQQAPASGYWLATDQRPASGAVLVIAWASTVLTLGYMLPWAIAASRGRSNQAAIGLVNLLLGWSLIGWIAALVMACQAHSVVGQMPVVNVLVAQQFPQAAQGYAGQVPVSGPPPGWYPSPLGAGQQYWDGVAWTGHRAP; translated from the coding sequence ATGAGCGAGATCGATCCGTACGACGCGCGCCGGTCGATGCCGGCGGTCGTTCCGCACCAGCCGGCGTGGCCGGCCCAGCAGGCACCGGCGTCGGGCTATTGGCTCGCGACCGACCAGCGCCCGGCCTCCGGCGCCGTCCTCGTGATCGCCTGGGCGAGCACGGTCCTCACCCTTGGCTACATGCTTCCTTGGGCGATTGCCGCGTCACGCGGGCGGTCCAACCAGGCGGCCATCGGCCTGGTCAACCTGCTCCTCGGGTGGAGCCTGATCGGGTGGATCGCGGCGCTGGTGATGGCATGCCAAGCCCATTCGGTCGTGGGGCAGATGCCGGTGGTCAACGTGCTGGTGGCGCAGCAGTTCCCGCAGGCGGCACAGGGCTACGCGGGCCAGGTTCCCGTGTCGGGTCCGCCGCCAGGGTGGTACCCGTCGCCTCTGGGGGCTGGCCAGCAGTACTGGGACGGCGTTGCGTGGACGGGGCACCGCGCGCCCTGA